In Bradyrhizobium sp. CCBAU 051011, the following are encoded in one genomic region:
- a CDS encoding D-glycerate dehydrogenase, whose translation MSVKKKPLVVVTRKLPDSIETRMRELFDATLNLDDTPMTPQQIAEASRSADVLVPTVTDTISEEMLKHPDCKLRMIANFGNGVDNIDVTAAHARGITVTNTPKVLTEDTADMTMALILAVPRRLIEGATILPDGKSWPGWSPTWMLGHRIGGKRLGIIGMGRIGQAVARRARAFGLQIHYHNRRPVPPRIAEELGATYWESLDQMLARMDIISVNCPHTPATYHLLSARRLKLIRKDAYIVNTARGGVIDEDTLIKLLEAGDVGGAGLDVYEHEPAVNPKLVRLAKAGKVTLLPHMGSATIEGRVEMGEKVIINIRTFLDNHKPPDRVLPSML comes from the coding sequence ATGTCGGTTAAGAAAAAACCTCTCGTCGTCGTCACCCGCAAACTGCCGGACTCGATCGAGACGAGGATGCGCGAGCTGTTCGACGCGACGTTGAATCTCGACGACACGCCGATGACGCCGCAGCAGATTGCCGAAGCCAGCCGCTCGGCCGACGTGCTGGTGCCGACCGTCACCGACACGATCAGCGAGGAGATGCTCAAGCACCCCGACTGCAAGCTGCGCATGATCGCCAATTTCGGCAACGGCGTCGACAATATCGACGTCACGGCAGCGCATGCGCGTGGCATCACGGTGACCAACACGCCGAAAGTGCTGACCGAAGACACCGCCGATATGACCATGGCGTTGATTCTCGCGGTGCCACGGCGGCTGATCGAAGGCGCAACCATCCTCCCCGACGGCAAGAGCTGGCCGGGCTGGTCGCCGACCTGGATGCTCGGCCATCGCATCGGCGGCAAGCGCCTCGGCATCATCGGCATGGGCCGCATCGGCCAGGCGGTCGCCCGCCGGGCGCGCGCCTTCGGCCTGCAGATCCACTATCACAACCGCCGTCCCGTGCCGCCGCGCATCGCCGAGGAGCTCGGCGCGACCTACTGGGAAAGCCTCGACCAGATGCTGGCGCGGATGGACATCATCTCGGTGAACTGTCCGCATACGCCGGCGACCTATCACCTGTTGTCGGCACGGCGGCTGAAGTTGATCCGCAAAGACGCCTATATCGTCAACACCGCACGCGGCGGGGTAATCGACGAGGACACGCTGATCAAGCTGTTAGAGGCTGGCGACGTCGGCGGCGCCGGCCTCGACGTCTACGAGCACGAACCTGCGGTCAATCCGAAGCTGGTGCGGCTCGCCAAGGCCGGCAAGGTAACGTTGCTGCCGCATATGGGCTCGGCCACCATCGAGGGCCGCGTCGAGATGGGCGAGAAGGTAATCATCAATATCCGCACCTTCCTGGACAATCACAAGCCGCCGGATCGCGTGCTGCCCAGCATGCTGTGA
- the fabB gene encoding beta-ketoacyl-ACP synthase I → MKRVVITGMGIVSSIGNNTQEVLASLHDAKSGIKRAEKYAEMGFRSQVQGAPTINAADVIDRRAMRFLGEGAAWNHIAMEQAIQDSGLTPAEVSDVRTGIIMGSGGPSARTIVESADITRTKGPKRVGPFAVPKAMSSTASATLATWFKIKGVNYSISSACATSNHCIGNAYETIQIGKQDVIFAGGCEELDWSLSVLFDAMGAMSSKYNDTPATASRPYDIGRDGFVIAGGAGVVVLEELEHAKARGARIYAEVVGYGATSDGYDMVAPSGEGAERCMRMAMSTVKTPIDYINPHATSTPAGDPPEIEAIRKVFGTGDKCPPISATKALTGHSLGATGVQEAIYSLLMMNNGFICESAHITELDPVFGDMPIVRKRIDNAKLGTVLSNSFGFGGTNATLVFKRMDA, encoded by the coding sequence ATGAAGCGGGTTGTCATTACGGGGATGGGCATTGTCTCGTCCATCGGAAACAACACCCAGGAAGTGCTTGCGAGCCTTCACGACGCGAAATCCGGCATCAAGCGCGCGGAGAAATACGCCGAGATGGGTTTTCGTTCGCAGGTGCAGGGCGCGCCGACCATCAATGCGGCTGACGTCATCGACCGGCGCGCAATGCGCTTCCTCGGCGAGGGCGCGGCGTGGAATCACATCGCGATGGAGCAGGCGATCCAGGATTCCGGCCTGACGCCGGCGGAAGTGTCCGACGTCCGCACCGGCATCATCATGGGTTCGGGCGGGCCGTCCGCGCGCACCATCGTCGAATCGGCCGACATCACCCGCACCAAGGGTCCGAAGCGCGTCGGGCCGTTCGCGGTACCGAAGGCAATGTCATCGACGGCGTCTGCGACGCTTGCGACCTGGTTCAAGATCAAGGGCGTCAACTATTCGATCTCGTCGGCCTGCGCGACCTCGAATCATTGCATTGGCAATGCCTATGAGACGATTCAGATCGGCAAGCAGGATGTGATCTTCGCCGGCGGCTGCGAGGAGCTCGACTGGTCGCTGTCGGTCTTGTTCGACGCGATGGGTGCGATGTCCTCGAAATACAACGATACGCCCGCCACCGCCTCGCGCCCCTACGACATCGGCCGCGACGGCTTCGTCATCGCCGGCGGCGCCGGCGTCGTTGTGCTGGAAGAACTCGAGCACGCCAAGGCGCGCGGTGCGCGCATCTATGCCGAAGTGGTCGGTTATGGCGCGACATCCGATGGTTACGACATGGTGGCGCCGTCGGGCGAAGGCGCCGAGCGGTGCATGCGCATGGCGATGTCGACCGTGAAGACCCCGATCGATTACATCAATCCGCACGCGACCTCGACGCCGGCCGGCGATCCCCCGGAAATCGAGGCGATCCGAAAGGTGTTCGGCACCGGCGACAAGTGCCCGCCGATCTCGGCGACCAAGGCGCTGACTGGCCATTCGCTCGGCGCCACCGGCGTGCAGGAAGCGATCTATTCGCTTCTGATGATGAACAACGGCTTTATCTGCGAGAGCGCCCATATCACCGAACTCGATCCGGTATTCGGCGACATGCCGATCGTGCGCAAGCGCATCGACAACGCCAAGCTAGGCACCGTGCTGTCGAATTCCTTTGGCTTCGGCGGCACCAACGCGACGCTGGTGTTCAAGCGGATGGATGCTTGA
- a CDS encoding SH3 domain-containing protein has translation MVLRRFCSVAMLVGCWLVASVSTGFSAKDSATTTSGLPVPRYVSLKSDHVNVRAGPTKDNDVAWVYTRSGLPVEITAEFENWRRVRDSEGSEGWVYHSLLSGRRTAVVTMKTKDELASLYDRPDRTSAIAARLQAGVVAQVKKCSNGWCRVIGNGFDGWIEQQRLWGVYADEKVD, from the coding sequence ATGGTGTTGAGGCGTTTCTGTTCGGTGGCGATGCTGGTGGGGTGCTGGCTTGTCGCTTCCGTCAGCACAGGATTTTCGGCCAAGGATTCGGCCACCACCACGAGCGGCCTGCCGGTGCCGCGATATGTCAGTCTCAAGTCCGATCATGTGAATGTGCGGGCCGGTCCGACCAAGGACAATGACGTCGCCTGGGTCTATACCCGCTCGGGCCTGCCGGTCGAAATCACAGCCGAGTTCGAGAACTGGCGCCGCGTGCGCGATTCCGAGGGATCCGAGGGATGGGTCTATCATTCGCTCTTGTCCGGCCGCCGCACCGCGGTCGTGACCATGAAGACCAAGGACGAGCTGGCCTCGCTCTATGACCGTCCCGATCGGACCAGCGCAATCGCCGCCCGCCTGCAGGCCGGCGTCGTCGCCCAGGTCAAGAAATGCTCCAATGGCTGGTGCCGCGTGATTGGCAATGGTTTTGACGGCTGGATCGAGCAGCAGCGCCTGTGGGGCGTGTATGCGGACGAGAAGGTGGATTGA
- the fabA gene encoding 3-hydroxyacyl-[acyl-carrier-protein] dehydratase FabA, translating into MLDRRSGYEYEDLLACGRGEMFGPGNAQLPLPPMLMFDRITEITDKGGEFGKGLIRAELDVKPDLWFFGCHFKNDPVMPGCLGLDAMWQMVGFYLGWIGGEGRGRALGLGELKFSGQVLPNARKVVYNIDMKRVMRSKLVLGVGDGWLSMDGEIIYRAKDLKVGLFKQGTAPG; encoded by the coding sequence ATGCTGGATCGGCGCAGCGGTTATGAATACGAGGACTTGCTGGCCTGTGGCCGCGGCGAGATGTTCGGCCCGGGCAATGCTCAATTGCCGCTGCCGCCGATGCTGATGTTCGACCGCATCACCGAGATTACCGACAAGGGCGGCGAATTCGGCAAGGGCCTGATCCGCGCCGAACTCGATGTGAAGCCGGACCTCTGGTTTTTCGGCTGCCATTTCAAGAATGATCCGGTGATGCCGGGCTGTCTCGGCCTGGACGCAATGTGGCAGATGGTCGGATTCTACCTCGGCTGGATCGGCGGCGAAGGACGCGGCCGGGCGCTGGGGCTCGGAGAATTGAAGTTCTCCGGCCAGGTGCTGCCGAACGCCCGCAAGGTTGTGTACAACATCGACATGAAGCGCGTGATGCGTTCAAAGCTGGTGCTTGGAGTCGGCGACGGCTGGCTTTCCATGGATGGCGAGATTATCTATCGCGCCAAGGATCTGAAAGTCGGGCTGTTCAAGCAGGGCACCGCGCCAGGCTGA
- the irrA gene encoding iron response transcriptional regulator IrrA — translation MNDQASPLNDDGIDPAARAAGHQPALTGCPWHDVNEMLQAAGLRPTRQRMALGWLLFGKGARHLTAEMLYEEATLAKVPVSLATVYNTLNQLTDAGLLRQVSVDGTKTYFDTNVTAHHHFYLENNHELVDIPDPHLVLSKMPDVPEGYEIARVDMVVRLRKKR, via the coding sequence ATGAACGACCAAGCCTCGCCCCTGAATGACGACGGTATCGATCCGGCCGCCCGTGCCGCCGGACATCAGCCGGCGTTGACCGGTTGTCCCTGGCACGACGTCAACGAAATGTTGCAGGCTGCGGGTCTCAGGCCTACCCGCCAGCGCATGGCTTTGGGCTGGCTGCTGTTCGGCAAGGGCGCACGCCATCTGACTGCGGAAATGCTGTACGAGGAAGCGACGCTGGCCAAGGTCCCGGTCTCGCTCGCCACCGTCTACAACACGCTCAACCAACTCACCGATGCCGGGTTGCTGCGTCAGGTCTCGGTCGACGGCACCAAGACCTATTTCGACACCAACGTCACCGCGCATCACCACTTCTATCTCGAGAACAACCACGAACTGGTCGACATTCCCGACCCGCATCTGGTGCTGTCGAAGATGCCCGACGTGCCCGAGGGCTACGAGATCGCCCGCGTCGACATGGTCGTGCGGCTGCGCAAGAAGCGCTGA